In one Cercospora beticola chromosome 1, complete sequence genomic region, the following are encoded:
- a CDS encoding uncharacterized protein (BUSCO:EOG092612CC) gives MLVSLTVGKVDAGVAVLLTEDKRLIEFPSILLPPDIQSGSIVDINVARNQQAESIADQKFHALQTDILSAFGAQSPQPPQLRCRNATQTSIVLEWDPVELATAEFRSLSLYRNGTKAGNIPRDKMSTKISGLALDTEYTFHLVLRTSAGQYSSEKLNVKTHKMTDLHGITITPGVMPGQLKDSLAETVNRIGAKMIDSVRIDTTHFVCTEARGQAWEKAKEMNVPIVVPDWVKGCEREGRIVGVRGYYLDADPKLRQMGPSTHQQRASVTSIPERARDSPRIETTPPTPERSGNTRRDEEDEGVSSPGVEPPTPPPKPSSPQERIPQTAGVSSSSVTGTTLNEKEAESSDEESDDTETEDPEKSTSAGKVKEASDTDVGKAPPSAGDEQFSEVEL, from the exons ATGTTGGTTTCCCTCACCGTCGGCAAGGTCGACGCCGGTGTCGCGGTTCTTCTGACCGAAGACAAGCGACTG ATTGAATTCCCGTCCATACTGCTCCCACCCGACATCCAATCTGGGAGCATCGTCGACATCAACGTCGCTCGCAACCAGCAAGCCGAGAGCATCGCCGACCAGAAATTTCACGCCCTCCAAACTGACATCTTGAGCGCATTCGGCGCTCAGTCCCCCCAACCTCCTCAATTGCGCTGTCGCAATGCCACGCAGACGAGTATCGTGCTCGAATGGGATCCTGTCGAGCTCGCGACCGCCGAATTTCGCAGCCTGAGTCTGTATCGCAATGGCACGAAGGCTGGCAATATTCCTCGTGACAAGATGAGCACCAAGATCAGTGGACTGGCATTGGACACCGAATACACCTTCCACTTGGTGTTGAGAACGAGCGCGGGACAGTACTCGTCAGAGAAACTGAATGTCAAGACACACAAGATGACCGATTTGCACGGCATCACCATCACGCCAGGTGTAATGCCTGGCCAGCTGAAGGACAGCTTGGCCGAGACAGTGAACAGAATTGGCGCGAAGATGATCGACTCCGTTCGCATAGACACCACACATTTCGTCTGCACCGAAGCGAGAGGTCAGGCGTGGGAGAAAGCAAAGGAGATGAACGTGCCAATCGTAGTGCCAGATTGGGTCAAAGGGTGTGAGAGAGAAGGCAGAATTGTTGGTGTGCGAGGCTATTACCTCGATGCTGATCCCAAGTTGCGACAAATGGGCCCGAGTACGCATCAGCAGCGCGCGAGTGTTACGAGTATACCCGAGCGAGCGAGAGACAGTCCTAGGATCGAGACCACGCCGCCCACCCCAGAACGCTCAGGCAATACGAGAcgtgacgaggaggacgagggcgTGTCTTCGCCTGGTGTGGAACCGCcaacgccgccgccgaagccTTCGAGTCCGCAAGAACGGATCCCGCAGACGGCCGGCGTATCTTCGTCATCGGTGACGGGAACGACGTTGAATGAGAAGGAAGCTGAATCATCAGACGAAGAGTCGGACGATACTGAGACGGAGGATCCCGAGAAGTCGACTTCAGCCGGCAAAGTGAAAGAAGCCAGTGATACCGATGTTGGCAAAGCACCACCTTCTGCAGGAGACGAGCAATTCTCGGAAGTGGAACTATAG